Proteins encoded together in one Vibrio lentus window:
- a CDS encoding methyl-accepting chemotaxis protein, which translates to MRHLSIAFKIKLGYAICLLFFVISGLVSYKGIQTLSNGFSQYSELSHKATLSSNIQVHFLQMRLASERYLESLDEQYETNYQSSKLAIDELLNNLIQTTTKTDSLASLQLVQDSVAAFDTAYGSMKQSQLLIDQLVNVEMVKRETNALKAAQSLLYESYNNNDPNASLYAGMLMENFLAAKITVLTYSNNNDLKTYEAGKDIFEYALPGIEGDIESLKSSPYQSELIEDFSNQREAYAKGFEQVHQQMIENTQRTATLASIGDSLAIAVADAQSILEQQKQALTPELQASEKRSVQIIFLLTGVALVIGMTSAVLVTRSITKGIAQVKQITNELSQGNLNVEVNIESKNEIGELLTNMEITIESLRDIVGQVNRSSVRIGEMSESLNQVTNNSSTNATQLNNEMINISSAVDQLASSTSEIAASANHASQVANQATENVAMGLKEVDKTLHEIGSADESMQVSSQKVTDLHKESMNIGAILEVIKGVSEQTNLLALNAAIEAARAGEQGRGFAVVADEVRTLAKRTQDSASQIDELITSLQRGAKDALESIKESHSTVSDASTQAQQASQNLHVINQHIQDLNQANSQIAVSVDEQDCLTKSLGENAQGANTIAQSNQESVSSISGAASDLTEVAHHLESQVNRFRT; encoded by the coding sequence ATGCGCCACCTTTCTATAGCGTTTAAGATCAAGCTGGGTTATGCCATCTGCTTACTCTTTTTCGTCATTTCAGGCCTTGTGAGTTACAAAGGTATCCAAACCTTGTCGAACGGCTTTAGCCAGTACAGTGAGCTCAGCCACAAGGCGACATTATCAAGCAACATTCAAGTGCACTTTCTTCAGATGCGTTTAGCCTCTGAACGTTACTTAGAGTCATTGGATGAGCAATACGAAACGAATTATCAATCAAGCAAACTCGCGATTGATGAACTGCTGAACAACTTAATCCAAACCACCACCAAAACCGATAGCCTAGCTAGCCTGCAATTAGTGCAAGACAGCGTGGCGGCATTTGACACGGCTTATGGCTCAATGAAACAGAGCCAGCTGCTCATCGACCAATTGGTGAATGTCGAGATGGTCAAACGAGAAACCAACGCCCTCAAAGCCGCTCAGAGCTTGTTGTATGAGTCGTACAACAACAACGATCCAAACGCGAGTTTATACGCGGGTATGTTGATGGAAAACTTCCTCGCAGCCAAGATCACTGTATTGACTTACTCAAACAACAACGACCTAAAAACCTATGAAGCGGGTAAAGATATCTTTGAATACGCGTTGCCGGGTATTGAAGGCGACATTGAGTCTCTCAAATCATCCCCTTACCAAAGCGAGCTTATTGAAGACTTCTCTAACCAGCGTGAAGCGTATGCAAAAGGCTTTGAGCAAGTTCATCAACAAATGATCGAGAACACGCAAAGAACTGCGACTCTTGCCTCGATTGGTGACAGCTTGGCTATCGCGGTAGCGGATGCTCAAAGTATTCTAGAGCAACAGAAACAAGCATTAACGCCAGAACTGCAAGCCAGTGAAAAACGTTCAGTTCAAATCATCTTCTTGCTAACGGGTGTGGCTTTGGTGATTGGTATGACGAGCGCTGTGTTGGTGACTCGTTCTATTACCAAAGGCATCGCACAGGTTAAACAGATCACCAATGAGCTTTCTCAAGGCAACTTAAATGTTGAAGTGAACATCGAGAGCAAGAACGAGATTGGCGAACTGCTGACCAACATGGAGATCACCATCGAGTCGCTGCGTGATATTGTTGGTCAAGTGAACCGTTCTAGTGTGCGTATTGGTGAGATGTCGGAGTCACTCAATCAAGTGACCAATAACAGCTCCACCAACGCGACACAGTTGAACAATGAAATGATCAATATCTCTTCTGCCGTTGATCAATTGGCTTCGAGCACATCAGAAATTGCTGCAAGTGCTAACCACGCCTCTCAAGTTGCGAACCAAGCGACCGAGAATGTGGCGATGGGACTGAAAGAAGTAGATAAAACACTGCATGAAATTGGCAGCGCCGATGAAAGCATGCAGGTCAGCAGCCAGAAAGTGACTGACCTACATAAAGAGTCGATGAACATTGGTGCCATTCTTGAAGTCATCAAAGGCGTTTCTGAGCAAACTAACCTGTTGGCATTGAACGCTGCTATCGAAGCTGCTCGTGCGGGTGAACAAGGTCGTGGATTTGCAGTCGTAGCCGATGAAGTGAGAACGCTCGCTAAGCGTACCCAAGATTCAGCTAGCCAAATTGATGAGCTCATCACCTCGTTACAACGTGGCGCTAAAGATGCGTTAGAGTCGATCAAAGAGAGCCACAGCACGGTTTCAGATGCTTCAACTCAGGCACAACAAGCTTCTCAGAATTTGCATGTGATTAACCAACACATCCAAGATCTGAATCAGGCCAACAGCCAGATCGCAGTATCTGTTGACGAACAAGATTGCTTAACCAAGTCGTTGGGTGAAAACGCGCAAGGTGCAAATACCATCGCGCAGAGCAACCAAGAATCTGTCAGCAGCATTTCAGGTGCCGCGAGCGACTTAACCGAAGTTGCTCATCACTTAGAAAGCCAAGTGAATCGATTTAGAACCTAA
- the thiM gene encoding hydroxyethylthiazole kinase, which yields MLTEQIIQSLRAVREQKPLVVNITNYVVMNNTANALLAIGASPIMAHSQQELAEMMSFSGALVINIGTLDSVWTPRMYLAVEQANANNKVVVLDPVGCGASTLRTETSREIARLADKLIIRGNASEIIALAGEQAQSKGVDALDSSDAALGAAQCLVAEYGANVVISGETDYVVTKDSVVTLNNGHPMMPYVTGMGCTLTALTGAFAAVGDESGLAAAAVLGVVGEIAAENSRGPGSLQMNLLDELYQLDEETLTQRLKVQ from the coding sequence ATGCTAACTGAACAAATCATTCAATCGCTACGCGCAGTACGAGAGCAAAAGCCACTGGTTGTGAACATCACAAACTACGTCGTGATGAACAATACGGCCAATGCGTTATTAGCGATTGGCGCTTCGCCTATTATGGCGCACTCGCAGCAAGAACTGGCTGAGATGATGTCTTTCTCTGGCGCGCTTGTGATTAACATCGGCACGCTCGACAGCGTTTGGACGCCAAGAATGTACCTTGCTGTTGAACAAGCGAATGCGAACAACAAGGTTGTGGTTCTTGACCCTGTGGGTTGCGGTGCTAGTACGCTGCGTACCGAGACTTCTCGTGAAATTGCACGCTTAGCTGACAAGTTGATCATTCGTGGTAACGCGTCAGAGATAATCGCGTTAGCGGGCGAGCAAGCGCAGAGCAAAGGCGTTGATGCGCTAGATAGCAGTGATGCCGCATTAGGCGCAGCGCAATGCTTAGTCGCTGAATATGGTGCGAATGTGGTGATTTCTGGTGAGACAGATTACGTTGTCACCAAAGACAGCGTGGTGACGTTAAACAACGGGCACCCAATGATGCCGTATGTGACCGGTATGGGTTGTACCTTAACGGCATTGACGGGCGCATTTGCTGCTGTTGGAGATGAAAGTGGTTTAGCGGCAGCGGCGGTATTAGGTGTGGTTGGTGAAATCGCAGCTGAGAACTCGCGCGGCCCAGGTAGCTTGCAAATGAACTTACTTGATGAGCTGTATCAATTGGACGAAGAGACTCTGACCCAACGTTTGAAGGTTCAGTAG
- the tenA gene encoding thiaminase II — MKYQDLIQACQQDWQDYTEHDFVKTLAKGTLAQPCFLHYLKQDFLFLKQYARAYALAIYKAKTLADMRRALPSVHALLDSEISHHVTYCGQWGLTESDLENEPEDFGTVAYTRYVLDAGMTGDLVDLYAALAPCSIGYAVIGKALLESSDTVLEGNPYASWLQLYGGEEFQSGVVTGAEYFNQLLAEIDINSERGQNIVHIFKTATRMEVAFWQQGLNALNDSIAA, encoded by the coding sequence ATGAAATACCAAGACTTAATCCAAGCCTGTCAGCAAGATTGGCAAGACTACACCGAGCATGATTTTGTTAAAACGCTGGCGAAAGGCACTCTTGCTCAGCCGTGTTTTCTGCATTACTTGAAGCAAGATTTCCTGTTCTTAAAACAGTATGCCCGCGCTTATGCATTGGCGATTTACAAGGCAAAAACGTTGGCTGATATGCGCCGTGCACTGCCAAGTGTTCATGCGCTGCTAGATTCTGAGATCTCTCACCACGTGACTTACTGTGGTCAGTGGGGTTTAACCGAATCGGATTTAGAAAACGAGCCCGAGGATTTCGGTACAGTTGCTTACACGCGCTACGTTCTGGATGCGGGGATGACAGGTGATCTTGTCGACTTATATGCGGCGTTGGCTCCGTGTTCAATTGGTTACGCTGTTATCGGTAAAGCGCTGTTAGAAAGCAGTGATACTGTATTAGAAGGCAACCCATATGCGAGCTGGTTGCAACTGTATGGCGGTGAAGAGTTCCAGTCTGGTGTAGTAACGGGTGCGGAATACTTCAATCAACTGCTTGCTGAAATTGATATCAACAGCGAGCGCGGTCAAAACATCGTTCATATTTTCAAAACCGCAACGCGTATGGAAGTGGCTTTTTGGCAGCAAGGGCTGAACGCTCTTAATGACTCAATAGCGGCTTAA
- a CDS encoding ABC transporter substrate-binding protein has translation MKNTKLVGAVALLASLVSGHALADSEQKKLTLMLDWFVNPNHGPIVIAQERGYFADQGLEVEIQEPADPSTPAKLVAAGKVDLAVTYQPSLTMDVAAGLPLVRASTLIATPLNTLMVLDNGKNDSLADLKGKKIGIAIAGNEEATIGTMLAQENVAFTDVQTINVGWALSSSLASGKVDAIWGGLRNFETNQLALEGFKAKAFFPEEHGVPAYDELIFVANAKQHDDEAIKAFNKALEQATTYIVNHPQESWSEFVAYSPDTLNNELNQRAWNDTLTRFALRPSAVDMKRYDDYAQFMFDKGIIKSLPKAADYVPTFD, from the coding sequence ATGAAAAATACCAAATTGGTAGGTGCAGTGGCACTGCTTGCTTCGCTAGTTTCAGGTCATGCATTGGCGGATTCTGAACAAAAGAAACTGACACTGATGTTGGATTGGTTTGTGAACCCGAACCACGGCCCGATTGTGATTGCTCAAGAGCGTGGCTACTTTGCTGACCAAGGCTTAGAGGTGGAAATCCAAGAGCCAGCTGACCCAAGCACGCCAGCAAAATTGGTCGCAGCAGGTAAAGTCGATCTAGCGGTAACTTACCAACCAAGTTTAACCATGGATGTAGCAGCGGGTTTGCCTCTCGTTCGTGCATCTACTCTTATCGCAACGCCACTGAATACGTTGATGGTTTTAGATAATGGCAAGAACGATTCACTAGCGGATCTGAAAGGCAAAAAGATCGGTATTGCGATTGCGGGTAACGAAGAAGCGACCATCGGTACCATGCTAGCTCAAGAAAATGTTGCATTTACCGACGTGCAAACCATCAATGTCGGTTGGGCACTTTCATCTTCATTGGCATCAGGCAAGGTAGATGCAATCTGGGGTGGCTTACGTAACTTCGAAACTAACCAGTTAGCACTTGAAGGTTTTAAAGCTAAGGCATTCTTCCCTGAAGAGCACGGTGTGCCCGCTTACGACGAGCTTATCTTTGTTGCGAACGCAAAGCAGCACGACGACGAAGCAATCAAAGCGTTCAACAAAGCACTTGAACAAGCAACCACTTACATTGTGAACCACCCACAAGAGTCATGGAGTGAGTTTGTGGCGTATTCACCAGATACGTTGAACAACGAACTTAACCAACGTGCATGGAACGACACACTGACTCGCTTTGCACTTCGCCCTTCTGCTGTAGATATGAAGCGTTACGACGATTACGCACAGTTCATGTTCGACAAAGGCATCATCAAATCACTACCAAAAGCCGCTGATTACGTACCGACTTTTGACTAA
- a CDS encoding ABC transporter permease, protein MNDLTRSEAVARSTNTQITTKRPRQMNPVMRLLISSAVILGLWQLVVVIFEMPSFILPAPEEVFIKLIERYDVLLKHTWVTAQEILLGLLLGLSMGLFFALQMLMFEPLKRWLLPILIASQAIPVFAIAPVLMLWLGYGIASKVVMAAIIIFFPVTTCCYDGLRNTPTGYLDLAKTMGASKWQLLRYIQLPAALPTLASGIRVAVVIAPIGAVVGEWVGSSEGLGYLMLQANARMIIDEMFAALFILAVLSISLYFITDKLLKKAIPWENQ, encoded by the coding sequence ATGAATGATCTAACGCGAAGCGAAGCTGTGGCTCGTTCAACTAACACACAGATCACGACTAAGCGCCCGCGTCAGATGAATCCCGTTATGCGTTTGCTGATCAGTAGTGCTGTGATTCTCGGTTTATGGCAACTGGTGGTGGTTATCTTCGAGATGCCAAGCTTCATTCTGCCAGCTCCCGAAGAAGTCTTCATCAAGCTAATTGAACGTTACGACGTGCTACTCAAACACACTTGGGTGACTGCGCAGGAGATCTTACTTGGTCTATTGCTCGGTTTATCCATGGGGCTGTTTTTCGCCCTACAGATGTTGATGTTCGAACCGCTGAAACGTTGGTTGTTGCCTATCTTAATTGCTAGCCAAGCGATCCCTGTGTTTGCGATTGCGCCAGTGTTGATGCTGTGGCTTGGTTATGGCATCGCGTCAAAAGTGGTGATGGCGGCGATCATTATCTTCTTCCCTGTGACTACCTGTTGCTACGACGGCCTGCGAAATACACCGACTGGTTATCTTGATCTTGCTAAGACCATGGGTGCATCGAAATGGCAATTGTTGCGTTATATCCAACTGCCTGCTGCGCTGCCAACTTTGGCGTCTGGCATTCGTGTCGCTGTGGTGATTGCTCCAATTGGTGCAGTCGTCGGCGAGTGGGTGGGTTCGAGTGAAGGGCTGGGTTACCTAATGCTGCAAGCCAACGCACGCATGATCATTGATGAGATGTTTGCGGCCTTATTCATCTTGGCGGTGCTGTCTATCTCGCTCTACTTCATCACAGACAAATTACTCAAAAAAGCTATCCCTTGGGAGAACCAGTGA
- a CDS encoding ABC transporter ATP-binding protein has product MSVNTVGVQLSNASLRYNDSEHATLSGLSLSLNAGKWTVLLGRSGCGKTTVLRYLAGLLDDKVEWQGTLATSDELPLTDRIAYMAQQDLLLPWLSVIDNVCLSHRFQNPASDKALQTNQALELLAAVGLVDYANAMPDQLSGGMRQRVALARTLMQDKPVVLMDEPFSALDAVTRHKLQSLACELLRDKTVVLITHDPQEAVRLADNLYVLQGTPASAQSLSVPNTATPRVLDGECAELQQAILDQLERDYE; this is encoded by the coding sequence ATGTCCGTTAATACGGTGGGTGTTCAACTCAGCAATGCCTCCTTACGTTATAACGACAGTGAGCACGCTACCTTGTCTGGGTTGTCGCTTAGCTTAAACGCAGGTAAGTGGACGGTGTTGCTGGGTCGAAGTGGCTGCGGAAAAACCACGGTATTACGTTATCTGGCAGGCTTGTTGGACGACAAGGTGGAGTGGCAGGGCACATTGGCAACGTCCGATGAACTGCCTTTAACGGATCGCATCGCTTACATGGCGCAGCAGGATTTATTACTGCCGTGGCTGTCGGTTATCGACAATGTATGCCTGAGTCATCGCTTTCAAAATCCAGCTTCTGATAAAGCACTTCAAACCAATCAAGCACTAGAGTTGCTCGCTGCGGTTGGTTTGGTCGATTACGCGAATGCGATGCCAGATCAATTGTCTGGCGGTATGCGTCAGCGTGTTGCTTTGGCTCGCACCTTAATGCAAGACAAGCCAGTGGTGCTGATGGATGAGCCTTTCTCTGCGCTGGATGCGGTAACAAGACACAAGTTACAGAGCTTAGCGTGTGAACTGTTAAGAGATAAAACTGTTGTGTTGATCACTCATGATCCACAAGAGGCGGTGCGTTTGGCGGATAACTTGTATGTGTTGCAAGGCACACCTGCGAGTGCACAGTCATTGTCGGTGCCTAATACAGCTACGCCACGAGTGTTAGACGGTGAATGTGCTGAGTTACAACAAGCGATCTTAGATCAGTTGGAGCGTGATTATGAATGA
- the thiD gene encoding bifunctional hydroxymethylpyrimidine kinase/phosphomethylpyrimidine kinase, translated as MTHSSISKDLTPKASTPKPSTQQHSAEDTIRTNTPIVLTIAGSDSGGGAGIQADIKAMSATGSFACSVITAITSQNTQGVSAIFPIPLDHVASQLDAVFTDLNIVAVKVGMLADSQIIKVVADKIKQYQPKHLVIDPVMVATSGDLLLENSATTTLKQELIPLADIITPNLPEGAALTGKAVPESEAEMQGMIEDLRALGAKAVLLKGGHLEKDENSNDLLILPTTSALISAKRFPTKNTHGTGCTLSSAIASFLAQGNTLSEAVDLGKQYISRAIAHADELQVGQGHGPVNHFFAGHGNVR; from the coding sequence ATGACACACAGTTCTATTTCAAAAGATTTAACGCCAAAAGCCTCAACTCCAAAACCCTCAACACAGCAGCACTCTGCTGAAGACACGATTCGCACGAATACTCCGATTGTTTTAACCATCGCGGGTTCTGACAGTGGCGGCGGTGCCGGTATCCAAGCTGATATTAAAGCCATGTCTGCTACCGGTAGTTTTGCTTGTTCTGTGATTACCGCTATCACTTCCCAGAACACTCAAGGCGTGTCAGCCATTTTTCCTATTCCACTCGACCATGTCGCTAGCCAGTTAGATGCGGTTTTTACTGATCTCAATATCGTGGCAGTGAAAGTCGGCATGTTGGCCGATTCGCAAATCATCAAAGTTGTCGCGGACAAAATCAAACAATACCAACCTAAACACCTAGTGATCGACCCTGTAATGGTCGCGACAAGTGGTGATCTGCTGTTAGAAAACTCGGCTACCACCACGCTAAAACAAGAGCTGATTCCGCTCGCAGACATCATTACTCCTAACTTGCCAGAAGGCGCAGCACTGACAGGCAAAGCTGTCCCTGAAAGCGAAGCCGAAATGCAGGGCATGATTGAAGACCTACGTGCACTGGGTGCCAAAGCCGTTCTTCTCAAAGGCGGCCACTTAGAGAAGGATGAGAACAGTAACGATTTACTGATTCTGCCAACCACATCTGCTCTGATTAGCGCGAAGCGTTTTCCTACCAAAAACACGCATGGCACGGGCTGTACGCTTTCTTCTGCTATTGCTTCTTTCTTGGCTCAAGGCAACACGCTTTCAGAGGCTGTCGACCTAGGCAAACAATACATTTCGCGCGCGATTGCTCATGCTGATGAGTTGCAAGTTGGCCAAGGTCATGGCCCGGTAAATCACTTCTTCGCTGGGCACGGTAATGTCCGTTAA
- a CDS encoding DMT family transporter — MNLAINRVNEFQMGTLAILFASILWGTTGTAASFAPDLSPLAIGAFSMGVGGLMQAGLAYRQILFAFDKLMQNKKLLTVSALALAVYPLAFYSSMKLSGVAIGTVVSIATAPFFSALLECLISKKNNINRRWLTSFAIGVVGIGLLVFSESSSANESGDALKLLGIGLGLVAGLCYAIYSWATKALIDKGIKSQAAMGSIFGLGAMLLLPTLWFTGDNLFSSQTNVLVISYLTLIPQCLGYIAFSFGLRHVTASSANLLTLFEPVVAAVLAVCVVGELIPFTGWLGMSLIVLCLFIQSKPSKGTL; from the coding sequence ATGAATCTTGCCATCAATCGCGTTAACGAATTCCAAATGGGCACTTTGGCCATCTTGTTTGCTTCTATTTTATGGGGCACGACGGGCACCGCCGCAAGTTTTGCGCCTGATCTAAGCCCATTAGCGATTGGTGCTTTCTCTATGGGCGTCGGTGGTCTAATGCAAGCGGGCTTGGCGTATCGACAAATCCTATTCGCTTTCGACAAACTTATGCAGAACAAGAAGCTGTTGACAGTGAGTGCTTTGGCTTTAGCGGTCTATCCTTTAGCTTTCTATTCTTCAATGAAATTATCAGGCGTGGCGATCGGTACCGTGGTTTCGATTGCTACCGCACCTTTCTTTTCTGCACTGTTAGAGTGTCTTATTAGCAAAAAGAATAATATCAACCGACGTTGGCTTACTAGCTTTGCGATTGGTGTGGTAGGTATTGGGCTGTTGGTGTTTTCAGAATCTTCATCGGCGAATGAATCCGGTGATGCTCTCAAGCTGTTAGGTATTGGCTTAGGTCTGGTCGCTGGGTTGTGTTACGCCATTTATTCTTGGGCGACCAAAGCACTGATCGATAAAGGGATTAAGTCACAAGCGGCGATGGGCAGTATTTTTGGCCTCGGTGCGATGCTGTTGCTGCCAACGCTCTGGTTTACTGGTGATAACCTGTTTTCCTCACAGACCAACGTATTAGTCATCAGTTATCTTACGCTGATTCCACAATGTTTGGGTTATATCGCGTTCAGTTTTGGTTTACGTCACGTCACCGCGAGCAGTGCCAATCTGCTGACCTTGTTTGAACCAGTAGTCGCAGCGGTGCTTGCCGTTTGTGTTGTCGGTGAGCTTATTCCTTTTACAGGCTGGCTAGGTATGTCTCTGATTGTTTTGTGCTTGTTTATACAGTCGAAGCCATCTAAAGGAACGTTATAA
- a CDS encoding helix-turn-helix domain-containing protein: MKSSLSIRSYTKQFNTHAHDDHHQLVLPIQGSINIEMVGYVGKVAVGECVVIPVTTAHAFKADEAARFIVADMAELPQHLLEHELSVFTITPPLMSFLLFVEKQLEYQVDSGIESSVLDVFSLLLEQQQVSKSIDPRIRAVQRLIADNYAQPLSISQLAETACLSPTQFKKRFKECLGISALKYITRYRMEKAQALLTHTDLPVQLIAENVGYSDVSAFSRRFSQHFGMSPRAFLGSMKESL; the protein is encoded by the coding sequence ATGAAATCTAGCTTAAGCATTCGATCTTACACCAAGCAATTTAATACCCATGCTCATGATGACCATCATCAATTGGTATTGCCGATCCAAGGCAGTATTAACATCGAGATGGTGGGGTATGTCGGCAAAGTGGCCGTGGGCGAATGTGTGGTAATTCCGGTAACCACAGCGCATGCGTTTAAGGCGGATGAAGCCGCGCGGTTTATTGTCGCAGATATGGCAGAGTTGCCGCAGCACTTGTTAGAGCATGAGCTCTCGGTTTTCACGATCACACCGCCTTTAATGAGCTTCTTGCTGTTCGTTGAGAAGCAGCTGGAATATCAGGTCGATAGTGGCATTGAGTCATCAGTTTTGGATGTGTTTTCACTGCTGTTAGAGCAACAACAAGTCAGCAAGAGCATCGACCCAAGAATCCGTGCGGTACAAAGATTGATAGCGGATAATTACGCCCAACCTCTCTCTATATCTCAACTTGCAGAAACGGCCTGTTTGAGTCCCACTCAATTCAAAAAACGCTTCAAAGAGTGCTTGGGTATCAGTGCGCTTAAATACATCACTCGATATCGTATGGAGAAAGCTCAAGCCTTGTTAACTCATACCGATCTACCCGTTCAATTGATCGCTGAAAATGTGGGCTATAGTGATGTGTCTGCTTTCAGTCGTCGCTTCTCTCAGCATTTTGGAATGTCTCCAAGGGCGTTTTTGGGTTCGATGAAAGAGAGTCTTTAG
- a CDS encoding DUF2999 family protein → MNPILAMLKENNISDEQISEIFKTLTENPLAAMATISQLGLPQDKLQMLMGQVMQNPALIKEAVEELGLDFSKVEAAKEQLQK, encoded by the coding sequence ATGAACCCGATTTTAGCGATGTTGAAAGAGAACAATATTAGCGACGAGCAGATCAGCGAGATATTCAAGACGTTGACTGAGAACCCTCTTGCAGCAATGGCGACAATCAGCCAACTTGGTTTACCACAAGATAAGCTTCAAATGCTGATGGGTCAGGTAATGCAAAACCCTGCGCTAATCAAAGAAGCAGTTGAAGAGCTTGGCCTAGATTTTTCTAAGGTTGAAGCCGCTAAAGAGCAACTTCAAAAATAG
- a CDS encoding YdcF family protein produces the protein MKKNIIALALGGMLAFGATPYSFAANDGAVQASADYAQLVTKRQVVDQLLLDALQAFKSPARISHAGFTAKMPSNMEIVTNRLLEAYQLEPYRTDLLISAANAQIYNKNAERAIELFEQALTVAPDDVDLHAYLAVWQRFEGNDSESNKHMEKLESLNKGKAEDIKRIFATVDRVLETSLKESADKGLLSDHGAIVTLGYALNPDGSMHEILIERLETTLAMSKANPDAMIVLTGGVPKNHKTEGKLMADWLISKGVSKDRIIEENYATSTVGNALFSSYALARHDIKHATIISSASHVRRGQTLFEIASWQTGPQGITFDTVSYPDKPLEDLKKASSGELLGIYRDALRTYGMWSYRSYPLESR, from the coding sequence ATGAAAAAGAACATTATCGCCCTCGCTCTTGGTGGCATGCTCGCTTTTGGCGCAACACCTTATTCTTTTGCTGCTAACGATGGCGCAGTACAAGCTTCTGCCGATTACGCGCAGTTGGTGACTAAGCGACAAGTTGTCGACCAATTACTTCTTGATGCGTTGCAGGCGTTTAAGTCTCCGGCAAGAATTTCTCACGCGGGCTTCACGGCTAAAATGCCAAGCAACATGGAAATAGTGACTAACCGATTGTTAGAAGCTTACCAGCTAGAACCTTACCGTACTGACTTGTTGATCTCGGCAGCGAACGCTCAGATCTACAACAAGAACGCAGAACGCGCTATTGAGTTGTTTGAACAAGCACTGACGGTTGCGCCAGACGATGTCGACCTTCATGCGTATCTAGCGGTTTGGCAGCGATTTGAAGGTAATGACAGTGAATCGAATAAGCACATGGAGAAGCTGGAAAGCCTGAATAAAGGCAAAGCAGAAGACATCAAACGTATTTTTGCAACGGTCGACCGCGTGTTAGAAACATCTCTTAAAGAGTCTGCGGATAAGGGACTGTTGAGCGACCACGGTGCCATCGTCACTTTGGGTTACGCGCTTAACCCTGATGGTTCTATGCATGAAATCTTGATTGAACGTCTTGAAACGACATTAGCAATGTCGAAAGCTAACCCAGACGCGATGATCGTGTTAACCGGCGGCGTGCCTAAGAACCATAAGACTGAAGGCAAGTTAATGGCGGATTGGCTTATCTCAAAAGGGGTAAGCAAAGACCGCATCATTGAAGAGAACTACGCGACCAGCACGGTAGGCAATGCCTTATTCAGTAGCTATGCGCTTGCTCGTCATGATATTAAGCACGCGACCATTATTAGCTCGGCAAGCCATGTTCGTCGTGGTCAAACTCTGTTTGAAATTGCTAGCTGGCAAACGGGCCCTCAGGGCATTACCTTCGATACGGTTTCTTACCCAGATAAGCCGCTAGAAGATCTTAAGAAAGCGAGCAGTGGTGAGCTTCTAGGCATCTACCGTGATGCACTGAGAACGTATGGTATGTGGAGCTACCGCTCTTACCCATTAGAGTCTCGCTAA
- a CDS encoding glutathione S-transferase family protein encodes MLKFYFHQTPNPMKIALFLEETGLDFELVPVDTLKGEQHTPEYRLINPNGKTPAIEDDGQRVFDSNAILLYLSEKTGELGGQPEDRAELLSWMMFIASGLGPYSGQSVHFRHAAPAGLDYAVNRYLREAQRHYEVLEKHMEGREFIVGNEYTIVDVAAWGWIDKAPVVLGEEGLEPYPNLKRWFNAINTRPAAIRAREIGKGVEFKTERDEEAKRALFPSNYAK; translated from the coding sequence ATGCTTAAGTTCTATTTTCACCAAACACCCAACCCAATGAAGATCGCTCTGTTTCTAGAAGAGACAGGCCTAGATTTTGAACTTGTTCCTGTTGATACCTTAAAGGGCGAGCAACACACGCCGGAATATCGTTTGATTAACCCAAACGGTAAAACACCAGCCATTGAAGACGATGGACAGCGCGTGTTCGATTCTAACGCTATCCTTTTGTACCTATCAGAGAAGACTGGCGAGCTTGGGGGACAACCAGAAGACAGAGCTGAACTGCTCTCTTGGATGATGTTTATCGCGAGCGGTCTTGGTCCTTATTCAGGTCAATCGGTACACTTTCGCCATGCAGCGCCAGCAGGCCTAGATTACGCTGTGAACCGTTACCTACGTGAAGCACAACGTCATTACGAAGTGTTAGAAAAGCACATGGAAGGTCGTGAATTTATCGTCGGAAATGAGTACACCATTGTCGATGTCGCTGCATGGGGTTGGATTGATAAAGCGCCTGTCGTGCTTGGTGAAGAAGGCTTAGAACCTTACCCGAATTTGAAGCGTTGGTTTAACGCAATCAACACTCGCCCAGCTGCAATTCGCGCTCGCGAGATTGGTAAAGGCGTTGAATTTAAAACCGAACGTGATGAAGAAGCGAAACGAGCACTGTTTCCTTCGAATTATGCGAAGTAG